The nucleotide window AAGTGATCTAATATCAGGAGCTTTATAACAAACACATACAAGCACATGCACACCACTCACAGAGACATCCAAAAACATAAATTCAGATACATTCGCTACTGAGTTATCAGACACATGTAAAACAGAAACAGGTAGATGAGTTCCCACATAAACCGCTACTCCACCACCTCCCTTATGCAAACGGTCATTCCTGAACAGCGCGTAGCCATTCAATTCCACACTCTTATCACTTATGTGTGGCTTCAGCCAAGTTTCAGATACAAGAGTCACATCAATCAACTGGGAATcaaaaaggagaataagaaaaaggagaacaagaagggaaaagtggtgaagaagaaggagaggaagaggaatagAATGACAAAGAGGAATAGGGGATTGGACAAGAATCTAATGacaaggaaaagaagaaggaggtgaacgagaaggagaagaaggagggaaAGAGTAATAGAATGGAAAAGAATGAcctttactttccttgccctattaccataggtaaagagagtattgctttccgaaaaaaaaattaatgtaccccaagttctaaatttctatacgtttcaaggtcccctgagtccaaaagagTGGTTTTTGGGgattggtctgtatgtggtgtgtgtgtgtgtggtgtgtgtgtgtgtgtgtgtgtgtgtgtgtgtgtgtgtgtgtgtgtgtgtgtgtgtgtgtgtgtgtgtgtgtgtgtatgagtgtatgtgcgtctgtgtacacgatatctcatctcccaattaacggaatgacttgaaatttggaacgtaaggtcctcacaatataaggatcagacacgaacaatttcgatcaaatgcgattcaagatggcggctaaaatggcgaaaatgttgtcaaaaacagagtttttcgcgattttctcgaaaacggctccaacgattttgatcaaatttatacttaaaatagtcattgataagccctatcaactgccacaagtatctgtaaaaatttcaggagctgcgccccttctatgcaaagtttgattttagattcccaattatcaggcttcagatacagtttaaaaaaaaaatttcaagtgaaaaagtttGAGCATGAAactctctgcaattaatgttcagtaaatgattcactatgaagagatagcagacctcgtgtgtctccagcgttattgccctgtcaccagctggctcaaatttttgaatagtagactcgagatacgcgggaacactagcgtcaggtgatcaattttcataacggcaaggaaagttgtgtgagtgcgccacaccagattttttcatttgttgacGTGGtaaagtttggacagtaatgtcgcCTCCACCTCTTAACAAtgaaaggaggagaatgagagtAGGAGAGAAATgcattaagaagaagaagaagaagaagaagaagaagaagaagaagaagaagaagagaagagaagaagaagaagaagaagaagaagaagaagaagaagaagaagaagaagaagaagaagaagaagaagaagaagaagaagaagaagaagaagaagaagaagaagagaagaagaagaagaagaagaagaagaagaagaagaagaagaagaagaagaagaagaagaagaagaagaagaagaagaagaagaagaagaagaagaagaagaagaagaagaagaagaagaggtttGAATTTGATTAGATAAGATTGAAAAATAGttctttatttattgaatcacttCATATGGGCTACTCTATTCcaattaataaaattctaaattggCTAttccaacttgaaaatgaccgatGGTCGgtactagtcgttgaaatattctcaagttttcaataaaagggtaataagatttctatattgtttcaattaattcttcatttatgtatgttacaattttCATAgacttatacactaatttacattgaatgatgGTAATTGACCgagggaagtgaggtctaagattcaagtcgacggtttggcaaatgtttgaatgcttcaatgtttgaatgtttgaatgtttgaatgtttgaatgtttgaatgtttgaatgtttgaatgtttgaatgtttgaatgtttgaatgtttgaatgtttgatgtttgaatgtttgaatgtttgaatgtttgaatgtttgaatgtttgaatgtttgaatgtttgaatgtttgaatgtttgaatgtttgaatgtttgaatgtttgaatgtttgaatgtttgaatgtttgaatgtttgaatgtttgaatgtttgaatgtttgaatgtttgaatgcttgaatgtttgaatgtttgaatgtttgaatgtttgaatgtttgaatgtttgaatgtttgaatgtttgaatgtttgaatgtttgaatgtttgaatgtttgaatgtttgaatgtttgaatgtttgaatgtttgaatgtttgaatgtttgaatgtttgaatgtttgaatgtttgaatgtttgaatgtttgaatgttcgaatgtttgaatgtttatatgtttatatgtgcgcatttacggcgaaacgctgtaaaagattttcatgaaatttgataggtacgttccttttttaattgcgcgtcgacctatatacaaggtttttggaaattttgcatttcaaggataatataaaagggagaAGGAGCCTCattcataagccaatattagagtaaaaatcagactatagaattatttatcataaatcagctgacagtgattacacagatgtgtggagaagccagtctattgctgtatttccataaggtttcaatcaggtacttgtggatgagaatattgcgtgaggtctactgttcacagaactactagtgctaataattcaacgaattttacagaATATGAGGAATTAAACAATtggaatgaagattgaatgcaatattagaataacgatgatataatattgtgatgtaactacagAAATCGGCGGGGAGGAGGGAGTtgaagagaaggagagaaatAGAGGAAAAGATAAAAAGGGTGAAGAGAAGAAGGGAAAATCAAAACGGTTAATGAGTGATAGAGTGGAGTTTtgaaggaaaaggaagaggtGTAGGAGAGGGAGTAGGAGTATTTGGGGAGGTAGTGGATGAGAAGTAGGAGGTAGAGTAAAAGAATGATCATGAGGAGCAGaagggtagaagaagaagaagaagaaaaaggtgggaataaaagaagaaggagaataagtgGAAGAAGAGAACTGATGATGAATGAAAAGAGTTCGAAAACAACGATGGATCGACTCGAATTGAACATTCTATTGTTTACTTACTCCATGATTTCACATAGACGTGAAAGGTCAGTAGTTTAAAAGGTCCGTACTTAGTTTTCAAAGTCAGTAACTAGTTTTAAAATCAGTATCTTCAGTgcggcccacgttataatggcagtgcttgattagcaatggtattgctatccttgtctatcatccaccgaagcggatagcactaactcttcctcgctttgctctgttgccagatcgtcttttaacaatgttgaaTTGATAACTACTTaccaaaatattccatcttactagttattggaaaaatatagtttcttgcttgataaaatataattaatcattttaaacgaggataaacagttaatataatatgaaaaattgtaaaaCCGATGACAAACTTAGCATAAATCATGCTGGAAGTACAGAACCTAGAATGTCATCTATTTTTGCTAATAGTACTGAAGACTACCAGCCAAGAGACAACTTAGAATTGACAAGTCCTGTTAGAGAATTTCCAGAAGATATGGATGATTGTATATTGGTAAGTTATGTATTTTTAATAAGTAGTTTGTCTGTTAgttatatatattttgatttcaGCAATAGCCTACTAATTCAAGCATGTGATTCAAAAGCTATAAGTTCGTTATTCATTGGAGTGAAGTATTCTTGGCTTGTTTATTATGTTTGATAGAATGTGTTATTTTGGATTTTATTGGTTGAATGTAATATATAGGCTATGGTGATTCTATCAATAGTCAGAAACCAACCAATAAGTGAGTTACACTAACCTATACTAATTATTAACTACCATTAAAGTAATCTATTAGTAACCTATATAAGTACACTATCTTTATATTGTGTCTTAGACCACAgtgttattattaaatttattagaacacatttatttatttattccttctattgtttcaagcacaaataattaatgattgggagagaacaACAGGCTAAACACAAAACTGTTCTCTCCCAAATTCtttaaataacatttttcaaacatttagGTTAAGTTCTCACGTTGacaattaagttattattgtagcCTAGATGAAGCTTTACAGTGCACACAATTAGTCTGTGCTCTTatgatattttcaaacaaaatatttataacttAAACACTTCCTGTTTTGGAAATGGATCTTTCACCTTCACTATTTAGCCTTTTTATAGACTATTCAGCAATactattatcaatttaaaacatcaaaGTCAATTCATGtctaacaaaaataaaattttaaaattactaattcaatatttctcaaattgATGTATTTATTCTGTTCAATTTCAGAGAGACATTTTGGGAGATTCTGGGGATGACAGTGATAAAGATCCTACCTGGGAACCAATTGATGAacaaaatgaaaagagaaaggAACATCCACTCACTTTTATTCAACCAGATTCCATGGATATTGATCTTCACTTAGACTCTTCCAAAGATGATGAAAGTTCGTTATGTAAgtgtaacattttattttattattaattttttttaataaaaaatattttatttttcttatcctACTCCAACAAGCCACCCAATAATACTTAATGCTTTGATTAAGACCCCTTAATATAGCTGACATAAAATAGTTGGACTTTTTCGTTGGTCTCCTGTTGATGTaacctatcagctgacattaaGAATCTATTATCTCTTATGATTTCAGAAACATCATATATATAATAGGCATAGCTAAATTCCAACTCTAATTGACATCATCAGCTGTTGGAGCGCATAAGTCTGCGACAAGACTgcccaattattttttatcagctATGGTATTTATGTGACTGAATTTATAAAAACGAGTTGTGAAGTTGTAAATGCTTGAGTGAAGGGGGTCAAAATAtagttttcgccacacttggatgtaatgagctggtttacgtgcgtcatatggaggccgaaagtgattgttttccgaccaggccggtaaaactttacagccctagggctgtaaaatgaccttgaataacagctgatcgcgTCTGATCTcacaaatcatagagagataatctcataacgactgtaataatctatataattatgtaacgtgaatcgcggtattatgtctataatatattttataaattactgtttcataatttaatatttatgaatagcctcaacaatataatgttggctgcattgtccattgtcagaaaggtacgtatcgtcAGTAtataaaagtgaagaatcgaatttgaaatcaaagtacaataattgtatcaatatttaaaagtaataataattattaacaattattgtttctttttattatcgaattccacttcttaatgcaatacaatcaacaataattataagaaaatacagcagagttctgaagtttaaggtaagcctactggtgaaactcatccttgactgaaaattcctagtaatttttccgaaATTCATGATTAAAACtgttggataatatttttcttcaatattaaaccatatagagagaacattaggcccactcaagattgaatcttcgaatgttttctctacgatttaactattttcagagcaatattttgttttgaaaccggcttcaaatttgctgctatacactatattatagcaGTAGCCTAGATACGTTACCTGACTCAATTCAGAGTGAACATTTGACCTCTCAGAAAAAAAGTAGTAGAATCTGCTAGAGGATTCATGTTCTCAAACAATCATAACTGCACATTcaacttctatttaaataataaagaataaaataatagagatttgttgtataaaaagtataatgattgtataatttattttacgtgaaaaacaaagaaatcaCTGTCAATAATgctcattttttataatttaatatgtatttatgtatctaGTATAATTAAATGGGTAtttaaactatcaataaatgatcatttctataacttgatatgaattattttgtagttttgataccaaacaatagaatacaatgaTACTATCATATCCTTATTAACATTGTATGATTTATAGTAGCATAACCTTAAAATTTTGCTTTCAAAATTGCCAacttaacattattattattttttttttttggtgtggcgaaaaatagcgttcgcaacacgggcaaaaatgtttttctggctctcgaatgcttcaagttctcgacttcgtctcgaacttgaaaaccgcgatctcgagccagaaaacgtacattttcgaccctaggtgcgaaatatactattactccTTCATACTCTATTATTCTAAAACCGGTAATCATGGAAATAGTACCAACTTGTTCAGAAATACTTGTAGAATTGTtgtataaacttgaaaatgaccgtaTGATCGACAGATTTTATCTTTTTCACAAATTATGATCTGTATCTGTTATGTCCAAACATTTATGTCCAAACTCCGCAATTTCATGTagattattttttacaataatatattatcacaGTCAGCAAGTTGAATCCTATATCTGTTTAAATTTTATAAGTCTATATACACTACACATTGTTTATTCAATCCAATAGtgcaattaattttattttagattatCATAATCTAGGATTTAAGTCTCTAAATGTTGTAATCTACTTGAATTAAGTGAATAATCCAATCTAAAATAAATCCTTTGTTAACTCCCTCCTTTCTTTAGTTCTCAATCCCTTAATCTATCTTTCCCTCCTCTCACTGCATTCCTCCTCTTGTCAGCTTACTTCCCCTTgtgacacacaataagcttcggttgatgTGTGAGGTTTTTTGAACCTCTGGATCCTTGAATTCCAGACGTTTAAAACGTCTTTTTAAACATACATACATACTTCCCCTTCTTTCAATAACTCTTGTAGACTCAAGTGCTATGAAAAATGTACTCCAGATGTACAGTTTCAAATCTTTAATgagtttataaaaaaatcaaaagagGTTAAAGATGAGATTATCTCTGGACGGTtatcaataaaagaaaaaaacgtCACTACAATTAGGAAAAAGCATACTGATAAGCCTCACAGAAGAGAAATAACAGTGAAATATGTAATGAATGTAGGGACATCACAAATGTTTGTTTGTAAGAAAATATTCATAGCTGTTCATGGAATCACTATTGCAAAAATGAATTACATAGTCCAAAAACTGCGATCATCTTCAACAGGCTTCCATGGACGTGATCAGAGAGGATTACATACTCCAAAAAATAAGTTGGTTGAAGAACGAATAAAGATACGTGCATTTATAGATCAGTAtcccaaacatgaaagccattatTCCCGAAGAGACTgcccaaacaaaatatttcttcccAGCCACTTGAATATTAAGATTATGTATGATGAATATATCAAAATGAAGACACAGAATGGAGAACACAAAAATGCATGTTATGATGTTTTCTGAGATGTTTTCAATCAAACAGGCTACAAATTCAAACAACCCTACTTAGATACTTGTAAGACCTGCGATGAGTTTGTGACATTGAAACGTCATTCATCGAATAACAATCAAGAGAATCACTCAATGAACAGCATAATGAGCATATTTTAGAAGCACAAAAAGGATATGACTCGAAACAAAAGACAAGGCTTCTGCAAAAGAAAACGTAAATCAAATTGTTCTTGTGTTTGATTTACAACAAGTTCTTCCTGCTCCACATTTATCTACAAACATTGTGTATTACAAGAGACTTCTGTCGGTCTATAATCTCACAATTAGAGAATGCTCTTCAAGCGAATCATCTGATTGTTTTATGTGGCATGAGGCAATAGGAGGTAGAGGTTCGGATGATATAGCATCATGTGTATTCAAGAAAATAATGAGTCTCCCATCTCAAATTAAACACGTCATCACTTACTCAGATGCTGCCGGTGGTCAAAACAGGAATATAAACATGGCCTGTATGTTCACATATATCATGAAAGAGAAGCCAACATTGAAAGTGATCGACCAAAAATTTCTTCTTTCAGGCCACACAAGACTGGAATGTGATAGTGATCACTCACGAATTGTGAAATCCAAGAAACATATCAATGAtcaagagttgaaaattatggtGCCACGTGATTGGTTCAACTTTGTGAGATTAGTGAGAGGTAAAAAACCATTCAAAGTAACGGAAATGAGACAAACTGACTTTCTGGCATTTTCTAAGCTCCTAACAAATGAGTTTATACATCGAAAAGAAGACAGTGATGGGAACAAAGTAAAGTGGCTGAAGATAAGATGGCTTCGCTATACCCCTGACTTTGGCTCAATTCAGTTCAAGTATTCATTGGATGAagatgaatctttcaaaattCTCAACATTAACAGAATGAGACGTGGAcaactaaaaaataaaaaagatggAAATCATGTGCCAGTTGTTCCCCATTCATACAATGCACTTTTAGGCATCAATCCACTCAAGAAGAAAGATTTGCTGTCAATTTTACCTCTCATCGATGAAGAATGTCATGATTTTTACAGGAAGCTCCCCATTTCTGGTCGGGCAACCGAGTTTGATGAACTGGAAGATGGACAGGAGGAGACAGAATAGCACATGGACAATCGAATGAATGAATagcaattattaataattatgattcaagtattataaaagtgtaaatgttattaacattattccctagacattattcatcattaaaaatataaaatataacttAAATTTACCATAAACAatgtatattattcattttaaaacttttaaattACCTAAAATTAGGTTTTACCAACTTACTATGCAAAAGTTACTAAGCAATATGAAAGATGGCAGAATGTGATATGTtgggaaatttgaaaaatttaggtTATCCAATGGAAGTTATAAACTATGTATATTATAACAAGGGATTtaagtaataatattcatgagtaTTGCCCATATTACTATAATACCAGATGTGTGAATAcaatatgaaattttcaaaaacttcaaaACGCTCTCCTGAAAAAACATATGGAATGCACATATCAGGTTCTGCCATCTGACCACAGCTAtatcatcaataaacctgcatcagctaccgtctatagaaggcatagacaagacagaggattggcaacgttgttctcctatctttctccactgtcattataacatgaacctcactatagtttccaAGGTCAGTTTGGATCTCATGAGGGGAGAAGGTGATTGCAGAGGGTGGAGGGGGGGTGTGGAAGTGCGTAAGAGGttgtaatttttactttccttgccctattaccataggtaagtaaagtattgctttccgaaaaaaattaaggtaccccaatttctatatttctatacgtttcaaggtcccctgagtccaaaaaagtgtttttttggtattggtctgtgtgtgtgtgtgtgtgtgtgtgtgtgtgtgtgtgtggtgtgtgtgtgttgtgtgtgtgtgttgtgtgtgtgtgtggtgtgtgtgtgtgtgtgtgtgtgtgtgtgtgtgttgtgtgtgtgtgtgtgtgtgtgtgtgtgtgttgtgtgtgtgtggtgtgttgtgtgtgtgtgtgtgtgtgtgtgttgtgtgtgtatgaatgtatgtgcgtctgtgtacacgatatgtcatctcccaattaacggaatgacttgaaatt belongs to Nilaparvata lugens isolate BPH chromosome 9, ASM1435652v1, whole genome shotgun sequence and includes:
- the LOC120352897 gene encoding uncharacterized protein LOC120352897; this translates as MSSIFANSTEDYQPRDNLELTSPVREFPEDMDDCILRDILGDSGDDSDKDPTWEPIDEQNEKRKEHPLTFIQPDSMDIDLHLDSSKDDESSLCKCNILFYY